The Emcibacter nanhaiensis DNA window AACCCGACGATAAAGCAGAGAACACTGGAGGACATAAAATGTTGCTGAAGGAACTGATTGTAGAGCCTGCCAATGACAATCCCTGTCGCGGGGTGTTGAAAGCCGGGGACCGCATATTTCCCTGTGCCCTTGGGAAACAGGGTCTTGTGGTGGACAAGCAGGAAGGGGATCATAAAACTCCCGTGGGGCAGTTTCCCCTGAGAACCGTTTTTTATCGCTTTGATAAGTTGTCTAAGCCGATTTATAGCCAGGTGCCCATGCTGGCCATCCTGGAGGAAGACGGCTGGTGCGATGACCCCGAGGATGCCGCCTATAACCAGCCGGTGATGCTGCCTTATCACGCCCGGGCGGAGCGGCTGTGGCGGGAGGATGAGCTCTATGACGTGCTGGTCGTCCTGGGCCAGAATGACGACCCGGTGGTGCCGGGCAAGGGCAGCGCCATCTTCCTGCATGTGGCCCGCGGCAACGACCCGGAAAGCTTTGAAGGCACCGAAGGCTGTGTCGCTCTGCAGAAGGAACACCTGCTGGAACTGCTGCCGAATTTGTCGCCTGAGACAACATTGAAAGTAATGGTCAACTAGACTCTATCCCCGGCCTTCCGGCAACCAACAGAATTTCTTATTGGACTTCATGCGTCTGATATCTTCCACTCCCGGCCCCTGGTTTCAGGGTGCCGGGTTTTTTTAGACAACTTCCTGAAGGGAGTTCAGTAGCCCGGTCGGGTGCCGAACACCGCAGTGCCGACCCGCACATGGGTGGCGCCGTGCTTGATGGCGATTTCAAAGTCGCCGCTCATGCCCATGGACAGGATGCCGATGTTGTTGCGCCGGGCAATCCCGGCCAGCAGGCCGAAATAGGGGGCCGGGTCCTCGCCGGCCGGCGGAATGCACATCAGTCCGGTCACGGGTAGGTTCAACTCGTCACGGCACAGGTCGATGAAGGCGTCGGCCTCGTCCGGATTGATGCCGGCCTTCTGCTCCTCGCGTCCCACATTGACCTGGACATAGACCTCGCGGCGAATGCCTTCCTCCTCAAAAATCCGGGCCAGGGTGCGGGCCAGTTTGAGCCGGTCCACGGTCTCGATCACATCGAACAGATGCACCGCCTGGCGCACTTTGTTGGTTTGCAGCGGCCCGATCAGGTGCAGGCGCACGTCAGGATACTGTTCCCTGAGCGCCGGCCATTTGTCCGCTGCTTCCTGGACCCGGTTTTCCCCGAACAGGCGTTGTCCCGCCTCCAGCACCGGCGTGATGACGTCAGCGCCATGCACCTTGGACACCGCCACCAGTTGGACACTTTCGGGGGCGCGGCCGGCGGCTTCGGCGGCGGCGGAAATTTTGCTCAGTACGTCTTCGAGGGCTCTGGTCACAAAAGCTGTCCTGTGTTACTATAGGGCCATGTCTTTACAGCGCCAGACCCTAGCAGCAATCGCTGCAGAGCTCAATCGGACAAATCAACATCACGGGTCGGAAACTCTGATTGACTTGCCACTTGGGCCAGCCCTTTACCTGACGGACACGGGAGTTCACCCTGATCCGGTGCAGATCCCTGACCGTCTGCCGGCCACCAGTGTGGTTATTCTTCGCGATTATGATCATCCAGAACGGGAGGTTCTGGCCGCCCGACTGGCGGAAATGTGTCAGCGGCGCCGGCTTTATTTCTTTGTCGGCGGCGATGCTGCCCTTGCCCATCGGGTTGGGGCTCACGGGGTTCACCTGCCCGAGCGGCTGATTGACCGTCTACCCCGGTTGCGGCAGACATATCAGACTTTCCTGTTTACTGCGTCCTGCCATTCCGCTCGAGCCCTTTTGCGGGCCGAACGTCTTGGCGCCGACGCGGTCCTGCTGTCCCCGGTGTTTCCCACCCACAGCCACGCCGAGACTTTTTCCCGTCCCGAGCGGACTCTTGGCGCCTGTCGGTTCAGGACGTTATGCCGCCGGAGCAACATACCTGTCTATGCACTCGGGGGACTCAATGTCGACACGGCGCCGCGACTCAGGCAGAGCACTCTGGCGGGGCTGGCCTCCATTCGCGGCTACGAAGGATAGAAATTCCTGGAAATTGACGCCTAGAAATTGACGCCTAGAAATTGACGTTGGTGCCCAGGATAAAGACCTGGGTATCGGACAGGGGATCCTGTTCCGCATTCTGGCCATAGGTGTAATAGGTGAAGCGGCCGGTGAAATGCAGGTTCGGCCGCAGGCTGTAGCCGCCGCCGAGTTCCAGCGCATAAACCTTGTCGAAATAATCCACGGTAGAGGACAGATAATTATATTCCTGGCTGCGGCGGTATTCGGCAAAGCGCAAATCGGTGAACCAGCTGCGGCCCCGGTAGCCGAGGCCCACGTCATAGCCGCTCAGGTTCTGTTCTGACAGGCTTTTTTCCCGGCTGAAGGAGGCGCCGATGGAAAATCCGGCATAGGCCAGATCCAGCGACAGGTTGTAAACCTGCCGGTTGCGCAGGTCGTACTGGGACCCGTCATAAAGCGGTGACAGGATTGATGAGGGGCTGACCAGGAAGCTGGAGCCCACTGAAATATCAAAGGTATCCGGATCCATGCTGCGATCGGCCGGCCCGTAGGAGAAGGTCACCTGGTTGCCCGCCATCAGGCCGTCGAACAGGCCGCTGGACAATTGTACGCCGCCGCTGGAGATATCCATGGGCTGCATGCTGAACAATATGGACGGCTTGCTTTCAGAAGATTTTTCCACCTTGAAGGAGGCTTTCTTTTTGCGGTTTTCTTCTTCGGCCGGGTCGGTGAAATAGATATACTGATCGGCGGTTTCTGCAGTGGGCTCATCAAGAATGATTTCCACCTCGTCAGAATGACCTTGTGACTGTTTCCGGGTCTGCCGGGATTCGTCGAAAGAAACAGAGAGCGGCTGCATCTCGAAGGAAACGGTTTCCACCTTCATCTGGGCATGGGCAACGGTGCCGGTCAGGATAAAGCCGACGGTGCTTGCCAGTATCAATGTGCCAGTGGGCCGTTTCAAGGGTGTTTCCTCATTATATTCTGGTTACTTTTCAAGCTACCCACAAAGACTGCCTGATCTTTATTGTTATAGTGTGACAGTATAAAGTCTGCCGCCGAAAAATCAAATGGATTCCATGGCATTCGGCGCTGATGCTGATGTATTTTGTCAGCAGGTTTGTCCGCCGGCAACTGCCGCGTGGCCCGACGGCGGGACACAGTTTGGCCAAGAAAATCTTGTCTGATTTCAGACAAACGGATAAACAGCTTTAATAAGCGAAAGTCAAGGGGTATGATGCCCCGGATTGTGAAAACCTGGTGACAGGAAAAACAACGAATTACTGATGCGTAACAGACGAATGGAAGTTGCATGATTTTTAAGCGGATAAAAAATACAATGGCAGGAGGCAGACAGGGGATGGGCGTGAAGTTTGCCGCACTTTCAATTCTGGCGGCAATGATGTTTTCCCTCGGCGGCTGCAGCATTTTCGGCGGCGGTGACAAAGGGGCATCCGAAGCCAGGCTCGAAGCGGCAGAAGAAGTCTATCAGATCGGTGTTAATGCCTATCTGTGGCGGGCCAGCCTGGATACCATCAATTTCATGCCGATCTTGCAGGCTGACCAGTCCAGCGGTGTGATTCTGACCGACTGGCAGACCAATCCGCGTGACGCCAGCGAGCGCACCAAGGCAGAAATCCAGATCGTCGGCAAAAAGCTGCGGGCCGATGCGGTGAAGGTGGTGATCCACCGGCAGCAGAAGCAGGAGGGTGACTGGGTCAGCGTCGGGCCGCGTCCCGGGGCCGAATTTAAGCTGACCAATGCGATTCTTTTGCAGGCAAGGGCGCTGCGGCGGAATAATGCCCCGCTGAAAAACTGACCGGCTGCCGCCGGAAACAACAGGCACCAAAAACACAGGATCCGTCATTGGCTGTGCCGCGACGGGTCCTCCTTGATTTGAAATCAGGGATTTAAGATCAGGACCAGAGATCAGGAAGTATAAGAATGACACGCTATAATGCCGGTGTGACCGAAGCAAAATGGCAAAAAGTCTGGGATGACCAGCAAACCTTCAAGGCCGCCGAAGATCCGTCAAAACCGAAATATTATGTGCTGGAGATGTTCCCCTATCCCTCCGGCCGCATTCACATGGGCCATGTGCGCAACTATACCCAGGGTGACGTGGTGGCGCGCTACCGTCGCGCTGCCGGCTTTAATGTGCTGCATCCCATGGGCTGGGACGCCTTCGGCATGCCGGCGGAAAATGCCGCCATGGAAAACAAGGTGCATCCGGCCAAATGGACTTATGAAAATATCGACCATATGAAGGGCCAGCTCAAGCAGATGGGGCTGTCGCTGGACTGGTCGCGGGAGATCGCGACCTGCGATCCCGATTATTACGGCAAGGAACAGGCCATGTTCCTGGATTTCCTGGAAGCCGGTCTGGTCTATCGCAAGGAAAGCTGGGTTAACTGGGACCCGGTGGACAATACGGTGCTGGCCAATGAACAGGTGGTGGATGGTTGCGGCTGGCGCTCCGGCGCGCCGGTGGAACGGCGCAAGCTGAGCCAGTGGTTCCTGAAAATCACCGATTTTGCCGACGAACTGAATACGGCGCTGGCGTCCCTCGGGCGCTGGCCGGACAAGGTCCGGTCCATGCAGGAAAACTGGATCGGCCGCTCGGAAGGCCTGAAACTGAACTTCAGCATCCATGGTGTCGACGGCTACGACAGTCTGGAAATCTATACCACCCGGCCGGACACCCTGTTCGGCGCCTGCGGCATGGCGGTGGCGGCTGACCACCCGCTGGCGGAAAAGCTGGCGGCTGACAATCCGGAGCTGGCGGCCTTTATCGAGGAGTGCCGCAAAGGTGCGACCACCGAGGAAGCCATCGAGAAGATGGAAAAGAAAGGTTTCGATACCGGGATCAAGGCCACGAGCCCGTTCGAGCCCGGACGGGAACTGCCGGTCTTTGTCGCCAATTTCGTGCTGATGCATTACGGCACCGGCGCCATCTTCATGTCCGCGGCCCACGACCAGCGCGATCTGGACTTCGCCCATAAATACGGCCTGGAGGTGCGCACCGTGGTCTCCCCGGACGGCGACGGTAACTTCAAGGTTGACCGCGAGGCCTATCTCGAGCCCGGCATCATGATCAACAGTGACTTCCTCAATGGCCTCGACAATGCCAAAGCAAAGGCGGCGATGATCGACAAGGCCGAGGAAATGGGCGTGGGCGAACGCACCATCAATTTCCGTCTGCGCGACTGGGGCGTGTCCCGCCAGCGCTACTGGGGGGCGCCGATCCCGGTGATCCACTGTGACGGCTGCGGCGTGGTGCCGGTGCCGAAGGCTGACCTGCCGGTGAAACTGCCGGACGATGTCAGTTTCGACAAGCCGGGCAACCCGCTGGACCATCATCCGAGCTGGAAGAATGTGGACTGCCCGTCCTGCGGCAAGCCCGCGCGCCGGGAAACGGACACCTTCGATACCTTCATCGATTCCAGCTGGTATTTTGCCCGCTTCACCTCGCCGACTTCGGAGCTGCCGTTTGACCGGGCGGCGGCCGACTACTGGCTGCCGGTGGACCAGTATGTGGGCGGGGTTGAGCACGCGATCCTGCATCTGTTGTATTCCCGCTTTTTTACCCGGGCCATGAAAAAGGTTGGCCTGCTGGATATTGACGAGCCGTTTGACGGCCTGTTCAC harbors:
- a CDS encoding L,D-transpeptidase family protein — translated: MLLKELIVEPANDNPCRGVLKAGDRIFPCALGKQGLVVDKQEGDHKTPVGQFPLRTVFYRFDKLSKPIYSQVPMLAILEEDGWCDDPEDAAYNQPVMLPYHARAERLWREDELYDVLVVLGQNDDPVVPGKGSAIFLHVARGNDPESFEGTEGCVALQKEHLLELLPNLSPETTLKVMVN
- a CDS encoding YggS family pyridoxal phosphate-dependent enzyme, translating into MTRALEDVLSKISAAAEAAGRAPESVQLVAVSKVHGADVITPVLEAGQRLFGENRVQEAADKWPALREQYPDVRLHLIGPLQTNKVRQAVHLFDVIETVDRLKLARTLARIFEEEGIRREVYVQVNVGREEQKAGINPDEADAFIDLCRDELNLPVTGLMCIPPAGEDPAPYFGLLAGIARRNNIGILSMGMSGDFEIAIKHGATHVRVGTAVFGTRPGY
- a CDS encoding thiamine phosphate synthase, whose product is MQIPDRLPATSVVILRDYDHPEREVLAARLAEMCQRRRLYFFVGGDAALAHRVGAHGVHLPERLIDRLPRLRQTYQTFLFTASCHSARALLRAERLGADAVLLSPVFPTHSHAETFSRPERTLGACRFRTLCRRSNIPVYALGGLNVDTAPRLRQSTLAGLASIRGYEG
- a CDS encoding DUF3576 domain-containing protein, whose protein sequence is MKFAALSILAAMMFSLGGCSIFGGGDKGASEARLEAAEEVYQIGVNAYLWRASLDTINFMPILQADQSSGVILTDWQTNPRDASERTKAEIQIVGKKLRADAVKVVIHRQQKQEGDWVSVGPRPGAEFKLTNAILLQARALRRNNAPLKN
- the leuS gene encoding leucine--tRNA ligase → MTRYNAGVTEAKWQKVWDDQQTFKAAEDPSKPKYYVLEMFPYPSGRIHMGHVRNYTQGDVVARYRRAAGFNVLHPMGWDAFGMPAENAAMENKVHPAKWTYENIDHMKGQLKQMGLSLDWSREIATCDPDYYGKEQAMFLDFLEAGLVYRKESWVNWDPVDNTVLANEQVVDGCGWRSGAPVERRKLSQWFLKITDFADELNTALASLGRWPDKVRSMQENWIGRSEGLKLNFSIHGVDGYDSLEIYTTRPDTLFGACGMAVAADHPLAEKLAADNPELAAFIEECRKGATTEEAIEKMEKKGFDTGIKATSPFEPGRELPVFVANFVLMHYGTGAIFMSAAHDQRDLDFAHKYGLEVRTVVSPDGDGNFKVDREAYLEPGIMINSDFLNGLDNAKAKAAMIDKAEEMGVGERTINFRLRDWGVSRQRYWGAPIPVIHCDGCGVVPVPKADLPVKLPDDVSFDKPGNPLDHHPSWKNVDCPSCGKPARRETDTFDTFIDSSWYFARFTSPTSELPFDRAAADYWLPVDQYVGGVEHAILHLLYSRFFTRAMKKVGLLDIDEPFDGLFTQGMVCHETYQDGAGAWISPAELVKQEDGSYLTRKDGEPVTVGRSIKMSKSKKNVIDPTEIIDQYGADTARWFMLSDSPPERDLEWTEEGIEGAWRFSQRLWRLVTGNIEATADVASDEPAAFSKQAQDLRRMSHQSIAQVGKDIENFHFNSAVAQLYKFANAIGAFDCDGSDGDLFALHEALVTIVQLCAPMMPHLAEEMWQQLGGEGLVTNAPWPVARAELMQESSVTIAVQVRGKLRDTMEVAKDMDKAEVERLALELPKVKSSIEGQEIRKVIVVPNKIVNIVV